The region AATAATTCAAGAATACACACGCGAAGCCGGACTGCGTAACCTTGAACGTGAAATCGGCGCAGTATGCCGCAAGCTTGCGCGTCAAAAAGCAGAAGGCACAGCTGGTCCTTACAAGGTCACTGCCAAAACGCTTCAGAAGCTGCTGGGTATCCCACGCTTCATTGATGAAGAAAAAGATGCTGATCTTATTCCGGGTGTCGCACAGGGGTTGGCATGGACTCCATATGGCGGCGTGATTCTTAACATCGAAGTGACGCCTATGAAGGGAAAAGGCAAACTTACCCTTACAGGTCAGCTCGGTGATGTTATGAAAGAATCCGCACAGGCTGCACTAAGTTATGCACGAGCCAATGCAGAAGAGTTGAACATTGATGCCGATTTCCTTGATAAGCACGATATTCACATTCACGTTCCAGCGGGTGCTACCCCTAAAGATGGACCTTCCGCCGGTGTAACTTTGCTCATCGCGCTTATCTCCGCTTTGAAAGGTGAACCTGTGAACCACGATCTTTGTATGACTGGCGAAATTACTCTGCGTGGACGTGTCTTACCTGTTGGTGGCATCAAAGAAAAAATTCTTGCCGGTGTTGCCCGTGGATTACATCAAGTATGCATTCCTAAACAGAATGAAAAAGACCTTGAAGATGTTCCAGCGGATTTACTCAAAAAGATTGATGTGCATACCGCATCGCACATTCAAGATATCATCCCGTTAGCTTTTACAAAATAGTCGGCTAAATCTAACAACATGCTGGACTCTGCTTGCTACTTCTGGTAGCGCAAAAGTCCAAGAACATGTACGCAATAAAGGCGGTGAACCCAATGTTCACCGCCTTATTTTTTTGATAAAAGGACGCCAGTATGCAGACTGATGACACTTCGCTTTCCAACATCCACCCATTATTCAGCCGTCTGTCCGGTCAGGTTGTTTGGTTACTTATGGAAGAAAATGATGCCTCATCCGAGGACATCAATGCTTTTATGGATAATGTCATTGCATGGCGAACTGCTCATCTAAAAACGATGCGAGCACTTCTGGAAGACTCCAGCCTGTACATGCAGATAACTGTTGACCACATTGGAGACATTCCCGCAGACCAAGAAGCATGCAGCAGATGCGAAAATTTGGCAGGTAAAATTTTGCCAGCATCCCATCCTTCTCTTATCAGCATGCTTCCTCCTTACTCGCTCGGTTGTCGATGCCGTGGAAAAATTTTGACTGAATCTGAGCTGCCAGAAAATCCAGACTTTCTTGTCCCTGAAGATTGTCCGGAACATTCTTTTATGTGCCAAACAGGATGGTTTCTCCATTACCCGTGGGCAAGTAAAAAGAAAGAACAACAATAAGCCTGTTTCTGAAAAGCAAATGTTCAAAAGACGCTGTCCGGTCTTTTGAAAGGCTTTGCTAAGCAACGGCTCATGCGCTATCTTCCCGCACACAAGAGGGAACAATGAATCAAACTCCACTAGACATTCTTCGGACAACCTACGGATTTAGAGACTTCAGAGGCAAGCAGGAAGACATCATCAATCACATGATTGATGGTGGCGATGCACTTGTCATCATGCCTACAGGCAGCGGTAAATCGCTTTGCTATCAATTGCCTTCTATTATCCGCAAAGGCACTGGCATCATCGTTTCACCTTTGATTGCGCTTATGCAAGATCAGGTAAACGAATTAGTGCAAATGGGGATACGGGCAGCTTTTCTGAACTCAAGCCAAAGCCCGCAAGAACAGCAGCTAGTGGAACAACAGCTCCGTAATAATGAGCTGGACATGCTCTATGTTGCGCCTGAACGCCTTGTCACACCTGTATTTCTGGCATTACTTGACACAATCCACCCTGCACTATTTACTATTGATGAAGCACACTGCGTCTCACAGTGGGGACACGATTTCAGACCGGAATACACGCGCCTGTCAATTTTACGTGAACGTTTCCCGCAAGTTCCGCTCATTGCACTTACAGCAACAGCTGATGACCCCACCCGCAAAGACATTGCAGAACAGTTGCACCTTCAACAAGCCCCTGTTTTTGCCACAGGGTTTGATAGACCGAATATCACGTATACTATTCAAAATAGAGAACGAGGACAGGATCAACTTTTCAGTTTTATCCGCAATAACTACAAGGATGAGTCCGGCATTGTCTATTGCCAGTCACGCAAAAAAGTAGAAGAGATTGCCTCTAAGCTTACCGAGGCAGGTTTCAACGCACTGCCGTACCATGCAGGGATGAGCGCAATTCAGCGAAATCATAACCAGTCCAGATTCATGATGGAAGAAAACGTCATTATGGTTGCCACTATTGCCTTTGGTATGGGGGTTAACAAACCAAACGTGCGTTTTGTTGTACATATTGGACTACCCAAAAGCCTTGAGGCATACCATCAGGAAACAGGTCGTGCTGGTCGCGACGGTCTTCCGGCAGACGCTCTTCTTTTATACAACTTGCAGGACATTGTGCTTGCAAGACGTATGATTACACGATCTTCAACAAACCGTGCCATCATTGAGCAGCACAAATTCAACTCCCTACTCGGATTCATTGAAACAACTGAATGCCGCCGCAACGTTATTCTCTCTTACTTCGGCGAACACCGTACAGAAAAATGCGGCAACTGCGACACCTGCCTGTTCCCTGTCGAAACATGGGACGGCACAATTGCAGCGCAAAAAGCACTTTCATGCGTGTATCGAACAGGGCAACGGTTCGGGGCAACGCATCTTACAGATATTTTGATTGGCAACCTGACGAAGCGAGTTTCAGAGCACGAACATAATCTGATAAAAACATTTGCGTGCGGTAAAGAACTTGGGAAAGAGACGTGGAAAGGTGTATTCAGACAACTGGTTGCCTTGCAGATGCTTGATTCTGACCCTGAAAACGGAAGCCTGAAGCTTAATGACACAAGCTGGCAAATTCTGCGTAGCGAAAAAACAGTCTCACTGCGACGCGACTCTCTTTCTGCCACAACCACAAAACATGTGAATAAGAAAGAACTGGACGCAGCCATGCAGCATGCGCTTCAACTTCCGGATGCAACCTTGCTGCTTGATCTTCTTAAGATAGAACGCACACGTATTTCACGGGAACAAAACATCCCGCCATACTCTGTACTCCCAGATAAAACGCTGCTGGAGCTTGTTGCCTATCGCCCTATTCAAAAAGACGATCTGTGTAATATTCACGGAATCGGACAAACAAAGCTTGCTATGTATGGTGACCTGATGCTCTCCGTGCTTACCAACTTTGAGGCAGAACACGGACGCCCTGACTCCTTGCCAGAACTTCCGCAACGGGCAGCTGCAAAGCAAAAAAAGAAAGATGCCGGAAAAACTATTACCGACACCGTCCAAAAATCAATCGACTTATTCCGACAACTGGGAAGCGTTACGCTAGTTGCTGCTGAACGCAACTTAGTAGATGGAACTGTTTATGGACATATCGCCCGTGCCGTTGAACTAGGTGAAATTGAACTTGCAGCCGTTACAGCACAACTGACAGCAGACGAAATAGAAGCTGTGCGGGCACAAGTTGCCGCAGCCATTGGCTCAGGAACAGGGATCAAAGGTGCGCATACAGCCCTGAAAGGAAAGTATGACTACGGTCTTTTACGGTGTATTGCGGTAGATTTAAAAAAAGCCAGCTCAGAAGAATGGTAAAAGAAAAGCCCGTTACTACTCAGGTAGTAATGGGCTTTTGATTTCAATATCATCAACAGCATCCTAGCCGCCACCAACGGCAGGAAACAAGCCAAGGCGATCCCCTTCGCTAAGCACACTGCTCAGTGATTGATGCTTTCCGTTTATGAACATAATTTTCACATCTTCAGTTTTAATCCCAAGAGCATCAATAACCTGCTGAATGGTTGCACCATCTTCAACAGTCATCATATTCCCTTCCGGTGTAAAATCAGAAAGAGTCGCAAAACATTTTATTTCTATCTGCATGGCATATCCTTTTATTTACAACCACAAGATACGCAATAAGAAAAAAGAAATGGAAACACAAGCTCCTCTCGTATCATACGCAAAAAACTATGCTGTGTACTGACGGACAGACACAGATAGGGGCATTACATCCCCTCTACCAGGGCAGCTCCGTTGTACATTTCATCCATTGGAGCTAACACTCCCCGCAAAAAAGTATCCCCGTTACGCTGCAGCGGAGTGATATGCAGGCTGATATTTTTTTGTCCTTCCGCTGAATCAAGAACTGTTTGTGTACGCATAGTGCTTTGTGTCTTAGCAAGTGATTCTGTTTGATACTCTTGCTCAGGGACACTGAAAGCACAGCAACTGATAAGAAGCGATGCGATACGCTCACGCTCTTCTGGAATAAGAAATTCTGTCAAATACCTTTTTTCTGGTGTGGCAACAC is a window of Halodesulfovibrio sp. DNA encoding:
- a CDS encoding MoaD/ThiS family protein; this encodes MQIEIKCFATLSDFTPEGNMMTVEDGATIQQVIDALGIKTEDVKIMFINGKHQSLSSVLSEGDRLGLFPAVGGG
- the recQ gene encoding DNA helicase RecQ; its protein translation is MNQTPLDILRTTYGFRDFRGKQEDIINHMIDGGDALVIMPTGSGKSLCYQLPSIIRKGTGIIVSPLIALMQDQVNELVQMGIRAAFLNSSQSPQEQQLVEQQLRNNELDMLYVAPERLVTPVFLALLDTIHPALFTIDEAHCVSQWGHDFRPEYTRLSILRERFPQVPLIALTATADDPTRKDIAEQLHLQQAPVFATGFDRPNITYTIQNRERGQDQLFSFIRNNYKDESGIVYCQSRKKVEEIASKLTEAGFNALPYHAGMSAIQRNHNQSRFMMEENVIMVATIAFGMGVNKPNVRFVVHIGLPKSLEAYHQETGRAGRDGLPADALLLYNLQDIVLARRMITRSSTNRAIIEQHKFNSLLGFIETTECRRNVILSYFGEHRTEKCGNCDTCLFPVETWDGTIAAQKALSCVYRTGQRFGATHLTDILIGNLTKRVSEHEHNLIKTFACGKELGKETWKGVFRQLVALQMLDSDPENGSLKLNDTSWQILRSEKTVSLRRDSLSATTTKHVNKKELDAAMQHALQLPDATLLLDLLKIERTRISREQNIPPYSVLPDKTLLELVAYRPIQKDDLCNIHGIGQTKLAMYGDLMLSVLTNFEAEHGRPDSLPELPQRAAAKQKKKDAGKTITDTVQKSIDLFRQLGSVTLVAAERNLVDGTVYGHIARAVELGEIELAAVTAQLTADEIEAVRAQVAAAIGSGTGIKGAHTALKGKYDYGLLRCIAVDLKKASSEEW